The following coding sequences lie in one Natronorubrum tibetense GA33 genomic window:
- a CDS encoding DUF7344 domain-containing protein — translation MGIKPRRTRLVPPIETHSAHWGALSIGRADAPCELPLSTRRLWRLLEAGASCFNDATYTIQSELERQEQDAIVELHHVHLPHLANAGFIEWDQESKRIIRGPQFEDLHPHLVMLREQS, via the coding sequence TTGGGGATCAAGCCCCGACGCACTCGGCTTGTTCCGCCTATAGAAACACATTCAGCACATTGGGGGGCGTTGTCTATAGGGAGAGCAGACGCCCCCTGTGAACTACCCCTGTCTACTCGCCGTCTTTGGCGGCTCCTTGAGGCAGGGGCTTCCTGCTTCAACGACGCGACTTACACAATACAGTCGGAGTTGGAGCGCCAAGAACAGGATGCCATCGTCGAACTCCATCATGTCCATCTCCCACACTTAGCTAATGCTGGGTTCATCGAGTGGGACCAAGAAAGCAAGAGAATCATAAGAGGCCCTCAATTCGAGGATCTCCACCCGCATCTCGTTATGCTCCGCGAGCAGTCGTAA
- a CDS encoding HalOD1 output domain-containing protein: MTRCLLGENTTLSEQIIDRIATLENTDPLELPPLFDAIDPDALEALFADHRIGTVEFPYAGYTVTVEIGDESTITITTARGA; the protein is encoded by the coding sequence ATGACTCGGTGTCTCCTGGGTGAGAACACTACACTAAGCGAACAAATCATAGACCGCATAGCAACTCTCGAAAATACCGACCCACTTGAGCTTCCACCATTGTTTGACGCCATCGATCCGGATGCACTCGAGGCGCTCTTCGCTGATCACCGAATCGGAACAGTTGAATTTCCATACGCTGGATACACTGTGACTGTCGAAATTGGAGATGAGTCCACAATCACGATTACGACTGCTCGCGGAGCATAA
- a CDS encoding TRAM domain-containing protein produces MEISDDLLCLFSAELREKDGNYVIEIPAREVSKGQIQPDQVYRAAIMQTETTKSEDQIQRQDRSDSVAKKSDHSAQRRTQPDQEPPVEKGEQRTVDIEDLGEQGDGIARVERGYVVIVPDTEPNERVRIEITDVSKNVGFGEVVEREDYYE; encoded by the coding sequence ATGGAGATTTCAGATGACTTGCTATGCTTATTTAGCGCAGAGTTAAGAGAAAAAGACGGAAACTACGTTATCGAAATTCCGGCACGTGAAGTATCTAAGGGCCAGATTCAACCAGATCAGGTCTATCGTGCAGCGATAATGCAGACTGAGACAACAAAGTCAGAAGATCAGATTCAAAGACAGGACCGATCTGATTCAGTAGCAAAGAAGTCAGATCACTCAGCTCAAAGGCGAACCCAACCTGATCAAGAGCCCCCTGTCGAGAAAGGGGAACAGCGTACTGTCGATATCGAGGATCTCGGTGAGCAAGGTGATGGTATCGCTCGTGTCGAGAGGGGCTACGTTGTTATCGTCCCTGATACTGAACCGAACGAGCGCGTGAGAATTGAGATCACGGATGTCTCTAAGAACGTCGGTTTCGGCGAAGTCGTTGAGCGTGAGGACTACTACGAATAG
- the glmS gene encoding glutamine--fructose-6-phosphate transaminase (isomerizing), producing MCGIIGYVGTERGDDALEVLLGGLSQLEYRGYDSAGVALADGGIDVHKREGELSALKSALPMDRFGGETLGIGHTRWSTHGPPSDVNSHPHTDTDGQVAVVHNGIIENYQQLRDDLTDAGIEFQSDTDTEVVPHLIAQYRDEGLDHEAAFRAAIDRLEGSYAIAAVFDGREAVYAVRNESPLVLGVADNGYYLGSDVPAFIEYTDQVIYLEDGQFARLTPTELVVTDENGDKIDTSIKTINWDPEDAGKSGYDHYMLKEINEQPTALRECFRGRLDELTGRVKLSELGNLEPNGIVTFVACGTSYHAAMVGTRLLQERGIPAQAFLASEFNLDTVPINPESVVVGVTQSGETADTMRALREANSVGATTVAVTNVVGSSAARETDEVLYIRAGPEISVAATKTFASQQAALTMLATVLSGQRSRELVQELRAVPDQIQSVLDTSSAREIAETYHGSDAYFFIGRGYHYPVALEGALKMKEITYTHAEGFAAGELKHGPLALVSADTPVFAIVTGDGRLAEKTIGNIKEVEARGTPVVAVTDGQSNVERYADHVLEVPASSSVTSSIVANVQLQLVAYWTANQLGRSIDKPRNLAKSVTVE from the coding sequence ATGTGTGGCATCATCGGTTACGTCGGGACCGAACGCGGTGACGATGCCCTCGAGGTCTTGCTTGGTGGGCTGTCACAGCTCGAATACCGTGGGTATGATTCGGCAGGTGTTGCATTGGCAGATGGAGGAATCGATGTCCACAAACGTGAGGGTGAACTTTCGGCACTGAAATCTGCCCTTCCGATGGATCGATTCGGCGGTGAAACACTCGGGATCGGCCATACTCGCTGGAGTACCCATGGACCACCTTCTGACGTTAATTCACATCCACATACAGATACGGACGGACAGGTTGCTGTCGTCCATAACGGCATCATCGAGAACTATCAACAGCTGCGTGACGATCTAACGGATGCTGGAATCGAGTTCCAGAGTGACACCGACACAGAGGTTGTTCCGCATCTGATCGCCCAGTATCGCGACGAAGGGCTCGACCATGAGGCTGCGTTCCGTGCGGCGATCGATCGACTCGAGGGAAGTTACGCGATCGCTGCCGTCTTCGATGGAAGAGAGGCAGTGTATGCAGTGCGCAATGAGTCGCCGCTCGTCCTCGGCGTTGCCGATAATGGATACTATCTTGGGAGTGATGTCCCGGCGTTCATCGAGTACACTGATCAGGTAATCTATCTCGAGGACGGTCAGTTTGCCAGACTCACGCCAACCGAACTCGTTGTCACTGATGAGAACGGTGACAAAATCGACACGTCGATCAAGACGATCAACTGGGATCCAGAAGATGCGGGGAAAAGCGGGTACGACCACTACATGCTCAAAGAGATCAACGAACAACCCACAGCACTTCGAGAGTGCTTCCGTGGCCGACTTGATGAACTCACTGGGCGCGTCAAACTCTCCGAACTCGGAAATCTCGAGCCAAATGGAATCGTTACGTTTGTCGCGTGTGGAACGTCGTATCACGCTGCGATGGTGGGTACGCGGCTACTCCAGGAGCGTGGCATCCCTGCACAGGCGTTTCTGGCGAGCGAGTTCAATTTGGATACAGTTCCAATTAATCCGGAGTCGGTCGTCGTCGGCGTTACCCAGAGCGGCGAGACAGCCGATACAATGCGTGCCCTTCGAGAGGCAAACAGCGTCGGTGCAACAACGGTTGCCGTAACAAACGTCGTTGGGAGCTCTGCAGCTCGTGAGACGGATGAAGTCCTGTATATCCGTGCTGGCCCCGAGATCAGCGTCGCTGCAACGAAAACCTTCGCAAGCCAGCAGGCTGCGTTGACGATGCTTGCGACAGTGTTGAGCGGCCAGCGCTCCCGCGAACTGGTCCAGGAGCTCCGTGCAGTTCCCGATCAGATCCAGTCGGTGTTGGATACCTCCTCAGCACGAGAGATAGCTGAGACGTACCACGGCTCGGATGCCTACTTTTTCATCGGTCGTGGCTATCACTACCCTGTTGCACTCGAGGGCGCTTTGAAAATGAAAGAGATCACCTATACACACGCGGAAGGCTTTGCCGCCGGTGAACTCAAACACGGGCCGCTCGCGTTGGTGTCTGCAGACACTCCTGTCTTTGCGATCGTTACCGGCGACGGACGACTCGCTGAGAAGACGATCGGCAATATCAAAGAGGTCGAAGCTCGTGGGACGCCCGTCGTCGCCGTAACCGATGGTCAGTCAAACGTTGAACGGTACGCTGATCACGTCCTCGAGGTGCCGGCATCGTCGTCTGTCACCAGTTCAATCGTCGCGAACGTACAATTGCAACTGGTGGCCTACTGGACTGCAAATCAACTTGGACGGTCGATAGACAAGCCACGCAATCTGGCGAAAAGCGTTACCGTGGAGTGA
- a CDS encoding ABC transporter permease produces the protein MAIVGIAVAVLAMTLLAGGGLGVMEVGEQQFDSADRDLWVTGGPVGLTPAGGGGFENTLHDSHEVAAQIDDHEEVSNAVSMSFQTVYISENGTSYDTIIGTGVTGGGGAGGAVSISDGRGFSGNDDHYANGSFGGEMGHEVVIDERTADAYDLSINDTVHLGGTTSAADDNEFTVVGISSTFSEFLGTPTVTVRLSELQTITGSTGTDPASMITITLEDEANPEAVQANLQEEYPEYEVRTNQEQLESVVGEQATVLVGAGLLVGVALITGTVLTVSMLALFVYHHRAELATLTALGIARPTIAGVVIAQGFFLGLAGWLFGVTLTVPFAYLLNTIVESIVGFDGLVIISPMVIAGSGILAIGIGSIAALVVGWRLPSTSDLGSNR, from the coding sequence GTGGCCATTGTCGGTATCGCTGTTGCAGTTCTCGCGATGACGTTGCTCGCTGGTGGCGGTCTCGGCGTCATGGAGGTTGGCGAACAGCAATTCGATTCGGCTGACCGTGATCTCTGGGTGACAGGCGGTCCCGTTGGACTGACGCCGGCAGGTGGTGGTGGCTTCGAAAATACGCTTCACGACTCCCACGAAGTAGCCGCGCAGATAGACGACCACGAGGAGGTCAGTAATGCCGTGTCAATGTCGTTTCAGACTGTCTATATCAGCGAGAACGGCACTTCATACGACACGATAATTGGGACAGGCGTCACCGGAGGTGGGGGCGCGGGAGGAGCCGTTTCAATTTCAGACGGGAGGGGCTTTAGCGGGAACGATGACCACTATGCAAACGGATCGTTCGGTGGGGAGATGGGGCACGAAGTCGTCATCGACGAACGAACCGCTGACGCGTACGATCTCTCAATCAACGATACGGTTCACCTCGGGGGAACGACGTCGGCTGCCGACGACAACGAGTTCACCGTCGTCGGGATCTCCTCTACGTTCTCTGAGTTCCTCGGAACGCCGACAGTCACTGTCAGATTGAGCGAACTCCAGACTATTACCGGCTCAACCGGCACCGATCCAGCGTCGATGATCACGATCACGCTCGAGGATGAAGCGAATCCCGAAGCCGTCCAAGCCAATCTTCAAGAGGAATACCCCGAGTACGAGGTACGGACGAATCAGGAGCAACTCGAGTCTGTCGTTGGTGAGCAAGCAACAGTCCTCGTGGGTGCCGGACTGCTCGTCGGCGTTGCGCTCATCACGGGAACAGTGTTGACGGTCAGTATGTTAGCCCTTTTTGTCTACCACCATCGGGCCGAGTTAGCGACACTTACTGCGCTGGGAATTGCTCGTCCAACGATTGCTGGCGTTGTCATCGCTCAAGGGTTCTTCTTAGGGCTAGCTGGCTGGCTCTTCGGTGTTACACTGACGGTGCCGTTCGCCTATCTCTTGAATACTATTGTTGAATCCATTGTTGGGTTTGACGGGTTAGTTATCATCTCTCCGATGGTGATCGCTGGTAGTGGCATTCTTGCTATCGGGATTGGGTCGATTGCAGCACTGGTCGTTGGCTGGCGTCTCCCGTCGACGTCGGACTTGGGTTCGAACCGCTGA
- a CDS encoding FAD-binding oxidoreductase: MTSHKHPLGTVAELGEQRLRELDENLRGDLILPDSEEYDDARNVWNGLINEYPAVVVRVADATDVASAVRFARNTDLELAVRGGAHHQTGSAVVDNGLVIDLEDLDSIQVDPERQTAHVEPGTRAEDVLAETQEHGLATPTGSAGSVGIPGSTLGGGIGWIRRKHGLSIEALRSVEIVTPDGELRTASPDENEDLFWAIRGGGGNFGIVTSFEFELYKVGPMVQGLGVFYPAAAADSVVETYRQVMSEAPEELTTMLISGHVPGLPPIPDDIAGEDAVCILGCYAGDPEVGAEIVEPLRNIAEPLIDMSDVMPYEALHDLGTQMYPWGRKYTHRSVFVDEITDEIRDLVLERTEAAPTPMAAIGVWSLGGNIGNGPDAAYAWADKQYMITIEGNWEDFENQPTLNWAAQTERELRRRGAEGAYSGFTGVEERNWEDWTMQVYDDNYDRLAEVKAEYDPGNVLSQNVNIDPDED; the protein is encoded by the coding sequence ATGACTTCGCACAAGCATCCGCTCGGAACTGTAGCTGAACTCGGCGAACAGCGGCTTCGAGAGCTCGACGAAAACCTCCGCGGCGATCTCATTCTCCCCGACAGCGAAGAGTACGACGACGCGCGCAATGTCTGGAATGGGCTTATCAACGAGTATCCCGCCGTTGTAGTACGCGTCGCCGATGCGACCGATGTCGCCAGCGCCGTTCGATTCGCTCGCAACACTGACCTCGAACTCGCCGTTCGCGGCGGCGCCCACCACCAGACCGGCAGCGCCGTCGTCGACAACGGACTCGTCATTGACCTCGAGGACCTCGACAGCATTCAGGTCGATCCCGAGAGACAGACCGCCCACGTCGAACCTGGCACCCGTGCCGAAGACGTACTCGCGGAGACACAGGAACACGGTCTCGCCACACCGACCGGGAGCGCTGGCAGCGTAGGTATCCCCGGTTCGACCCTCGGCGGGGGCATCGGCTGGATCCGTCGCAAGCACGGCCTCAGTATTGAGGCGCTTCGCAGTGTCGAGATCGTCACACCCGACGGCGAACTCCGGACGGCCAGTCCGGACGAGAACGAAGATCTATTCTGGGCCATCCGCGGCGGAGGCGGGAACTTCGGTATTGTCACGAGTTTCGAGTTCGAACTGTACAAAGTCGGGCCGATGGTACAGGGACTCGGCGTCTTCTATCCCGCTGCTGCGGCCGACTCAGTCGTGGAAACCTATCGGCAAGTGATGAGCGAAGCGCCTGAAGAACTGACCACGATGCTCATTAGCGGCCACGTCCCCGGACTTCCGCCGATTCCAGACGATATTGCCGGCGAGGATGCAGTCTGCATTCTCGGTTGCTATGCAGGCGATCCCGAAGTGGGCGCCGAGATAGTCGAACCGCTCCGTAACATCGCGGAGCCGCTCATCGATATGAGCGACGTGATGCCCTACGAGGCGCTCCACGACCTCGGCACGCAGATGTATCCGTGGGGTCGCAAGTACACCCATCGCTCGGTCTTCGTCGACGAAATCACCGACGAGATTCGGGATCTCGTACTCGAGCGGACGGAAGCAGCGCCCACGCCGATGGCCGCGATCGGTGTCTGGTCTCTCGGCGGCAACATCGGCAACGGACCCGACGCCGCATACGCGTGGGCGGACAAACAGTACATGATCACGATCGAGGGGAACTGGGAAGATTTCGAAAACCAGCCAACTCTCAACTGGGCTGCTCAGACCGAACGTGAACTTCGTCGGAGAGGTGCGGAAGGCGCCTACAGCGGTTTCACGGGCGTCGAAGAACGAAACTGGGAGGACTGGACGATGCAGGTCTACGACGACAACTATGACCGCCTCGCCGAGGTCAAAGCCGAGTACGATCCCGGCAACGTCCTGAGCCAGAACGTCAATATCGATCCCGACGAGGACTGA
- a CDS encoding FtsX-like permease family protein, which yields MAPNDPSDTTSPTNVTGTVRRLRRWRGRIGLAWKWVRSQGLETAPKRTWMSVIGVAMAIALLVSVTGLAVGIASPMTGAGSDSEYWIVPESESDSSALVAAGDPQFGSVHTANDRLLEYEHVESSTPLLMQVVQIESDSGASEYVVALGVIPDSASESVMGLSTAAMTPGDPYYENGSYNGTATDEVVLSNGAATLLEAEEGSDVSVSGGGGAQSFTTIDVDEGDAGSVLGTTPIAVMQLSELQTLTGAAEHDQADQFLVQTSSPSAADDFEGLYDEAEVYSSSEMTTQQVLDSDLALALSLTAILVSIFVGTLFIGTTMVFELIGNRSQLASLHAMGIGLRSQLTMYALQTIIVTIIGGLLGGVIGLLGIRLLNFAAEQISSVGAVAVGHPVFLVYGFAVALVIGLITIPFLGFALWRLDIGGERIRE from the coding sequence ATGGCGCCGAACGATCCCAGCGACACAACGTCGCCAACAAATGTAACGGGGACAGTCAGACGGCTTCGTCGGTGGCGTGGACGAATCGGCCTTGCATGGAAATGGGTCCGTTCACAAGGCCTTGAGACGGCGCCAAAGCGAACATGGATGAGCGTCATCGGTGTCGCAATGGCAATCGCGTTGTTGGTGAGTGTGACCGGTCTTGCCGTCGGCATTGCGTCGCCTATGACTGGCGCTGGCAGCGACAGCGAGTACTGGATCGTTCCAGAATCGGAGAGCGACAGTTCGGCGCTTGTAGCAGCAGGGGACCCACAGTTCGGGAGCGTCCATACCGCGAACGACCGACTGCTCGAGTACGAACACGTTGAGTCCTCAACGCCACTGTTGATGCAAGTGGTGCAGATAGAATCCGACTCGGGTGCTTCTGAGTATGTCGTAGCCCTCGGTGTTATTCCGGATTCAGCTAGCGAGTCAGTAATGGGACTGTCGACTGCAGCGATGACGCCTGGCGACCCCTACTACGAAAACGGGAGCTACAATGGGACAGCAACCGACGAAGTCGTTCTATCGAATGGCGCTGCGACATTGCTCGAGGCCGAAGAGGGATCCGACGTGTCGGTATCCGGTGGTGGGGGGGCGCAGTCGTTCACCACTATCGATGTCGACGAGGGAGACGCGGGGAGTGTCCTTGGTACGACACCGATCGCGGTAATGCAACTGAGCGAACTGCAGACACTTACCGGGGCAGCTGAACACGATCAAGCGGATCAGTTCCTCGTCCAAACGAGTTCTCCATCGGCCGCAGACGATTTTGAGGGACTCTATGACGAGGCAGAAGTGTACTCGAGTTCTGAAATGACTACGCAGCAGGTGCTCGACTCCGACCTCGCACTGGCGTTGAGCCTGACGGCAATACTCGTCTCGATTTTCGTGGGGACGCTGTTTATCGGAACGACGATGGTTTTCGAACTGATCGGGAACCGTTCGCAGTTGGCATCACTGCATGCGATGGGGATCGGACTTCGGTCTCAACTAACGATGTATGCGCTTCAGACCATCATCGTAACGATCATCGGGGGGCTCCTTGGCGGAGTCATCGGACTTCTCGGTATTCGGCTGCTCAATTTCGCGGCTGAACAGATCTCGTCAGTTGGTGCAGTAGCAGTTGGGCATCCGGTATTCCTCGTGTATGGGTTCGCCGTCGCGTTGGTGATCGGCCTCATCACGATACCCTTCCTTGGATTTGCACTCTGGCGGCTCGATATCGGAGGTGAGCGAATCCGTGAGTAA
- a CDS encoding ATP-binding cassette domain-containing protein produces MNADEPTTQRSNPSADRRSRSDTLPEPVITGNSLSKVYTRGTPTSSSKILPWRSTDDDRPTVTALEEVSISIRPGEIVGLAGPSGSGKSTLLHLLAGLEEPNQGTVIFDGTDLASLSPRALRSHRLHNVGIVFQRFHLLEAFSARTNVALPLLEIGVSKRERRNRAATVLDRVGLGDRLEHKPGQLSGGEQQRVAIARALITEPPLVIADEPTGELDREAGSRVLDELKTVATDRAVVVASHDRQTLEAADRVIRLRDGQRYDVERAEVGAKPE; encoded by the coding sequence ATGAACGCAGACGAACCCACGACCCAACGATCGAACCCCTCGGCAGACCGACGATCTCGATCAGACACGTTACCTGAACCGGTCATCACCGGCAATTCCCTTTCGAAAGTCTACACGCGCGGCACACCCACGAGTAGTTCAAAGATTCTTCCGTGGCGGTCAACAGACGATGATCGACCGACGGTAACGGCTCTCGAGGAGGTCTCTATCTCCATCCGCCCAGGTGAGATTGTTGGACTCGCCGGTCCCAGTGGTAGTGGAAAGTCGACGCTGTTGCATCTGTTAGCGGGACTTGAAGAGCCCAATCAGGGTACAGTGATTTTCGACGGGACCGATCTCGCATCGTTGTCGCCCCGCGCTCTTCGATCGCATCGATTGCACAACGTGGGGATCGTCTTTCAGCGATTCCATCTCCTCGAGGCGTTCTCAGCGCGGACAAACGTTGCGCTTCCGTTGCTCGAGATCGGCGTCTCGAAGCGAGAACGGCGGAACCGGGCGGCGACAGTCCTCGACCGCGTTGGTCTCGGTGACCGTCTCGAACATAAACCGGGACAGCTCAGCGGTGGCGAACAACAACGAGTTGCTATCGCACGGGCACTCATTACCGAACCACCGCTCGTGATCGCTGATGAACCGACCGGAGAGCTCGATAGGGAAGCTGGCAGTCGAGTGCTTGACGAACTCAAGACAGTAGCCACAGATCGAGCAGTCGTGGTAGCGTCGCACGACCGACAAACGCTGGAGGCGGCGGACAGAGTGATTCGTCTTCGAGACGGCCAGCGATATGATGTCGAACGAGCAGAAGTGGGTGCCAAACCGGAGTAA
- a CDS encoding adenine-specific DNA methylase, which produces MPNSATFDINPISDLVTEERHRSKGLWVDPYSGGATIADVTNDLNPEIESDYTMKALDFLEQFDDNEIDGGVLFDPPYSPRQIKEVYDSIGLETSMETTQATFWSDVKDEIERICSSGATVISFGWNSGGIGKTRGFEIRRILLVPHGGRHNDTLVTVEDRVARELSEFGFL; this is translated from the coding sequence ATGCCGAACAGCGCAACGTTCGATATCAATCCAATCAGTGATCTGGTCACTGAAGAGCGTCACCGATCGAAGGGTCTGTGGGTCGATCCGTATTCTGGCGGAGCGACCATCGCCGACGTGACAAACGACCTCAACCCCGAAATCGAGTCGGATTACACGATGAAGGCACTCGATTTCCTCGAGCAGTTCGACGATAACGAGATAGACGGTGGAGTGCTATTCGATCCACCGTATTCGCCACGACAAATCAAAGAGGTCTATGATTCGATCGGACTCGAGACATCAATGGAAACGACGCAGGCCACATTCTGGTCAGACGTAAAAGACGAGATAGAGCGCATCTGCTCGAGCGGTGCAACGGTTATCTCATTTGGGTGGAACAGCGGTGGAATCGGCAAGACTCGAGGGTTTGAGATACGACGAATCCTACTGGTGCCCCATGGCGGCCGCCACAACGACACGCTCGTCACCGTTGAGGACCGGGTTGCAAGAGAGTTATCCGAGTTTGGGTTCCTGTAG
- a CDS encoding PadR family transcriptional regulator — MNDLTGFQRDLLYVIAGADQPSGQEVKEEVEMYYSSEINHGRLYPNLDTLVNKELVEKGAIDRRTNYYAIAEDGEEAIKERREWVEQYVD; from the coding sequence ATGAACGACCTCACAGGATTCCAGCGAGACCTACTGTACGTGATTGCAGGAGCAGACCAACCGTCTGGTCAAGAAGTCAAAGAGGAAGTCGAGATGTACTACAGTAGTGAGATCAATCATGGACGGCTGTATCCGAATCTCGACACGCTCGTCAATAAAGAACTGGTCGAGAAAGGGGCTATTGATAGACGAACGAACTACTACGCAATTGCCGAGGATGGGGAAGAAGCAATCAAGGAACGACGTGAGTGGGTGGAGCAATACGTCGATTAG
- a CDS encoding DUF7342 family protein, which yields MTKQSDPPNDPSKQWDADRTTFQRVYDILVGTTDPVSAQQFAEWARCSETGARQALEQLVEMGIAERTGTRPAQYQRNPSYFQWKRVETLAHEHSAGELRSRLAELIEADRDLQEMYGVPDPDAVVVSDDPVEDHEALHDRWDDLTEWRTIRRDITILKRAVQRAESSNNGRIQSKT from the coding sequence ATGACAAAACAATCAGACCCCCCAAACGATCCGTCAAAACAGTGGGATGCGGATCGGACGACGTTTCAGCGTGTCTACGACATCCTCGTCGGTACTACCGATCCCGTTTCTGCACAACAGTTCGCAGAATGGGCTCGCTGTTCCGAGACCGGTGCTCGGCAGGCACTTGAACAACTCGTTGAGATGGGGATTGCGGAACGAACGGGAACCCGACCAGCTCAGTATCAGCGTAATCCATCGTACTTTCAGTGGAAGCGTGTTGAAACACTTGCACACGAACACAGTGCAGGTGAGCTCCGTTCGCGTTTGGCAGAACTTATTGAAGCAGACCGGGACCTTCAGGAAATGTATGGGGTCCCAGATCCGGATGCTGTCGTCGTCTCTGATGATCCTGTCGAAGATCACGAAGCGCTTCACGACCGGTGGGACGACCTTACAGAATGGCGGACGATTCGTCGAGACATTACGATCTTGAAACGAGCTGTTCAACGCGCCGAGTCATCAAATAATGGTCGTATCCAGTCAAAGACGTGA
- a CDS encoding sugar phosphate nucleotidyltransferase — MDISSAIVLAAGEGQRLRPLTTNRPKPMLSAGPKPILEHVFDELIDAGVTDITVVVGYQRNRVQSHFGPTYRNVPLTYVIQDKQLGSGHALLMAESEIDEPTLVVYGDQLIDKQIIRDVATHHDSASATLGLVQQSDVTKYGGVLRTDDGYVTEIIEKPHDDRNYHLNAGVYVFEPKIVDAIRTTDSQAGEHSLVDGLATLIEEGATVQSVVSDGVWVDATYPWDLLEIADDLFESRNEVESQIAPSASVHDDATIIEPVVVEPDCVIGPGAVVGPNVCLGENVTVEANAAVRHSVIDADTRIGTNATLIDCVTGRGVHVGPASTVVGGPGDVEVGNRVHRNEQLGAVLADRVHDEGGVTYAPGTIVGADAIIHAGSTVDGTIENDIEVRA, encoded by the coding sequence ATGGATATCAGTTCTGCAATAGTTCTTGCAGCTGGCGAAGGTCAGCGGCTTCGACCACTGACAACAAACCGGCCAAAGCCAATGCTTTCTGCCGGCCCAAAACCGATTCTCGAGCACGTTTTCGACGAGTTAATTGATGCAGGCGTAACCGACATCACTGTCGTTGTTGGTTACCAACGAAATCGGGTTCAATCTCATTTCGGGCCTACCTATCGTAATGTTCCACTCACATATGTGATTCAGGACAAACAGCTCGGTAGCGGGCACGCGCTGCTCATGGCTGAATCCGAAATTGACGAGCCAACGCTCGTGGTCTACGGCGACCAGCTTATTGACAAGCAAATCATTCGTGATGTCGCTACGCACCACGATTCAGCAAGCGCAACGCTTGGACTCGTTCAACAGTCGGACGTCACAAAGTACGGCGGCGTTTTGCGGACCGACGATGGCTACGTCACTGAAATTATTGAGAAGCCACATGACGACCGAAATTACCACCTCAATGCAGGTGTCTACGTGTTTGAGCCGAAGATTGTCGATGCTATCCGAACGACTGATTCACAGGCAGGAGAGCACTCACTTGTTGATGGCCTCGCAACTCTCATTGAGGAGGGGGCGACTGTCCAAAGCGTTGTCTCTGATGGTGTCTGGGTCGATGCAACGTACCCGTGGGACCTCCTCGAGATAGCGGACGATCTTTTCGAGAGCCGCAATGAAGTTGAGAGCCAGATCGCACCCAGCGCATCAGTACATGATGATGCGACGATTATCGAACCGGTCGTCGTTGAGCCAGACTGCGTCATCGGACCAGGCGCCGTTGTGGGACCGAATGTTTGCCTTGGTGAGAACGTTACAGTCGAGGCGAACGCAGCGGTCAGACATTCCGTCATCGATGCCGATACTCGTATCGGGACAAACGCAACGTTGATAGATTGTGTAACTGGCCGGGGCGTACACGTCGGCCCAGCATCAACCGTTGTTGGCGGTCCCGGAGATGTTGAAGTCGGCAATCGAGTCCACCGAAACGAACAGCTTGGAGCTGTACTCGCCGATCGAGTTCATGACGAAGGTGGCGTCACTTACGCTCCAGGAACGATCGTCGGTGCTGATGCGATTATTCACGCTGGCTCGACTGTCGATGGGACAATTGAAAACGATATAGAGGTGCGTGCCTAA